TTCCATAAGGAGCGGTTGCAGCTTTTCGGGGCCGCTCGCGTTGCTCAGGACGACGTCGTAACCCTGCTTGACCGCCAAGCGCGCCAACTGCGAACCGATGTTCCCGCTGCCGATGAAGCCGATGGTCCGAATCCGAGGGGTGCTCTCCAATGTGCTCATGAACACTTCAACGGCCGGATCCGCGAAATATTCCAAGGCAGCGGGGGAGGGCGGCCTGCCCGGGCCGGATCACAGCCGGCGCAGGTACCGTTCCGGGGCGTCCAGGAAACTCTTCCAGCCACTGACCAGGTCCAGGTCCTCCCAGTCCTTCTCCCGGTATCCCCACGGCCCCAGCTCCAGGATCCGGGCGCCCGGAAGTGCCGCGAGCACAGGCGAGTGGGTTGAGAGCAGCACTTGGGAGCGTCCATCGGCAACCAGGTCCTTGAGGATGCCCAGCAGGGCCAGGCATCCAGAGAAGGAGAGCGCAGACTCGGGCTCGTCGAGAATCCACAAGCCGGGACCCCGGAACCGGTCCACGGCCAGTGAGAGGAATGATTCCCCGTGGGAGAGGGAATGGAACTCAACGTCTGCCTGCGATGTGGAGGGATTCTGCTCCAGATAGGTGAAAAGGCCGTGCATGGTTTCGGCCCGCAGGAAATAACCGCGTTTGGTGCCGCCGGGGTTGCGCACCAGCTGCAGATGCCCGCTGAGGGCGGACTCCGTGGGCCTGGTGGTGTGCATGGCACCGGTAGACCCGCCTTCCGGGGACAGGCCGTAGGCCAGGGCAATGGCTTCAACCAGCGTGGATTTCCCGCTGCCGTTGTCACCGACCAGCACGGTGGCCGCGGCCAGGTCCAATCCCGACTGCAGCAACTGGGCCACCGGCGGCAGCGTGGCCGGCCAGGTCTTCCGGTCCAGTGGCTCCAACGGATGTTCCCGGACCTGCCGGATGGGATAGCGGTCGCTGAGCATATCCAAATTCTGCCACTACGCTTGCCCGCTCCCGCTGCGTTCCTTACTTTGCCCCTCATGTCTTGGAGATGGAAACAGGGATGGCTGGTGCCCGCGGTGCTGGTTGCCGCTGCGGTGGTTGGTTACCTTGTGGGCCTGCTCATCCGCCAGTGGGACGCGGACGGCAGTCCGTGGACGGTAGCTGGACAAGTGACTGCCGCAGCCTTGGTAGCCATTGCGGCCGTCCGGAGAAACACCCGCCAGGTCCAGTTACTGAAAGCTGATCCGCAGGGGTATGTGCAGGACCGCCGGCTTGCGGAGGACAACCGGTTGCTGCCGGGATGGCTGTTGGCCGGCAACCTCCTGATCGCGGGGATGTTTGCAGCTGTGCTCCTCCTGAAACCCAAACAGGGGGACGGATAC
This Arthrobacter sp. zg-Y20 DNA region includes the following protein-coding sequences:
- a CDS encoding AAA family ATPase, with amino-acid sequence MLSDRYPIRQVREHPLEPLDRKTWPATLPPVAQLLQSGLDLAAATVLVGDNGSGKSTLVEAIALAYGLSPEGGSTGAMHTTRPTESALSGHLQLVRNPGGTKRGYFLRAETMHGLFTYLEQNPSTSQADVEFHSLSHGESFLSLAVDRFRGPGLWILDEPESALSFSGCLALLGILKDLVADGRSQVLLSTHSPVLAALPGARILELGPWGYREKDWEDLDLVSGWKSFLDAPERYLRRL